A genomic region of Alligator mississippiensis isolate rAllMis1 chromosome 4, rAllMis1, whole genome shotgun sequence contains the following coding sequences:
- the STYK1 gene encoding tyrosine-protein kinase STYK1 isoform X3, translating into MFVIVLSVILWLRYQSWKTNQQQQQQQLVLPGHEVKRESQQEPNASGNSYIQLSETTVESLLKTAAMTLKELQIPRERLSPGSLMLIHTGSYGGIYRAELQTENPGKTKAVILKTLQGNRDTAGPHDVKDFLGRIKFHQSLGQHENLVELVGCCIDQLPLYMVLKESSLGDLLNFLWICRKDVMTMDGIPYDLTEKQVYKVGQQVAAALDFLQQKQLVHGDIAARNVLLQHDFTAKLCGLGLAYETYTYGARSITQVVPLKWQAPERLLKRPPSIKADIWSFGILLYEMITLGAPPYPEVPPLDILQHLQRQNIMKQPSSCQPVMYGIMQTCWQWNATDRPSPAELLQYLQKATKTSNDHAVLQVPELVVPELYANVAGIDVDSLTTDYTVL; encoded by the exons TCAAGAGAGAGAGTCAGCAGGAGCCAAATGCCTCAGGGAACTCTTACATTCAGCTGAGTGAGACAACAGTGGAGAGCCTGCTAAAAACTGCTGCCATGACATTGAAGGAGCTGCAGATACCCCGAGAAAGACTCTCACCGGGCTCCTTGATGCTGATACACACCGGCAGCTATGGGGGCATCTACAGAGCAGAACTGCAGACTGAGAACCCTGGGAAGACTAAGGCAGTCATCCTGAAAACCTTGCAGGGTAATAGAG ACACAGCTGGACCCCATGATGTGAAGGATTTCCTGGGGAGGATTAAGTTCCATCAGTCACTAGGCCAGCATGAGAACCTGGTGGAACTGGTGGGGTGTTGTATAGACCAGCTGCCGCTTTACATGGTCCTGAAGGAGTCATCTCTTGGGGACCTCTTGAACTTCCTGTGGATCTGTCGCAAG GATGTAATGACAATGGATGGTATCCCATATGACCTCACTGAGAAACAGGTCTATAAGGTTGGGCAGCAAGTTGCAGCAGCTTTG GATTTTCTCCAGCAGAAGCAACTTGTCCACGGTGACATCGCTGCCAGGAACGTCTTGCTCCAACATGACTTCACTGCCAAACTCTGTGGGCTAGGCCTGGCCTATGAAACCTACACCTATGGGGCCAGGTCCATCACACAGGTTGTGCCACTCAAGTGGCAGGCACCGGAGCGGCTCCTGAAGAGACCTCCCAGCATCAAGGCAGATAT ATGGTCATTTGGAATCTTACTGTATGAGATGATTACATTAG GGGCTCCCCCATACCCTGAGGTGCCACCTCTTGACATCTTGCAGCATCTGCAGAGACAGAACATCatgaagcagccctccagctgccagccagttAT GTATGGCATTATGCAGACCTGCTGGCAGTGGAATGCGACTGACCGGCCCtcccctgcagagctgctccagtaCCTGCAGAAAGCAACCAAGACCAGCAATGaccatgctgtgctgcaggtcCCTGAACTGGTGGTGCCTGAACTATATGCCAATGTGGCTGGCATTGACGTGGACAGTCTTACCACTGACTACACTGTTCTGTGA